The stretch of DNA TTTCAGCAACGACGCGTGCATTGACTCGTTTTTGGTCAATTCGCATTTCCACTCGCACGGTTCCCAGTTCAGCGGGAGCTAGCTTCAAACGAACGACGCCACCGTCGGGTCCGAGATGCTGAAACGCTTTGCTAACACGTTGAATCAACTTTATTCGATTCATCATGTCTGCCTTGGAAGTATCTGCGTCTTTTGCTTTGGTCGACTTCTGCCCCGCGGCCGCGGGTGCGGCGTTGGATGATTCCAATCCCGTGGCCTGTTCCAAACCGCCAATACTGCGTGAAACAGCTCCGGATCCCGCGGCACGTGCGGCGCTGGCTTGCGAACCTGATCCCGCAACCGTTGCCGTCCGAGAAGCGGCCGCTGCGACATTGACACCAGGACTTACCACTGGCGATTGCGTTTGTCCTTCGACTGCCGACAAAGCGTCGGATGCGGCGGGGGCTTGAGCCGACGAAGTGGACCCCTTGGCCGATCCTTCGACGGCAGCATTCACTCGATTGGATGACGAACCAGCCGATGGCTCGGCGAGTCCATTATCATCCTTGCGAGTGTAGCGTCGCCGGTTCTGAGATTCGCCCTGTGGTTGGTCCTGACCATCGGTTGGTTGGCCTGCTGCGCCTTCACCGACTCCGGTTGACTCGAGTGAAGGGCCAGTCGCTTCAGACGTTGAGGACTTTGTCTGTTGAATCCCTGAATCGGCCTGAGCGTTATCGGCCACAGGAGCCTCAATGACTTTGCCACCTATCTTCGACTTCTCGGTCGAAGGCGTGTCCACTTGCTCAACCGTTGCCGCTGCCTGTTGAACAGGAGCGATCATTGCTGACTCGACCTCTTCTTCCTCGATCAGTGATGCTTCGTCAGCCACGGCAACATCGTCGTCGTTTTGAGCATCCTGCTTCGCAGCGATTTCGTCTTCAAACGACTTATTTTGATCGTGTGAAACCGCCTCGGTGCCTAGGGTCACCGCCTCGGTGGAATGGCTATCGTCTTCGTTCGACAGCACCGCCGATTCTTCGGTGTCATCTTCGTCAGAGTCTCGTTTGTCTCCGGAAACTTCCTGGGTTACCACCACCGGATCATCGCTAGCGACTGAGTCTGCTTCGGTGGTCGGCTTGGCGGAAGTGGCTGCCATGGCTGCGAAAACCTGCGCGAACGCATCGCCAAGCATCTCAGCAGATTCAGGATTGAACCCGCCTTCATCAAAGCCAGTGGTAGAGCGTCCTGAGCTAGCGCGCAGTTTCCTGATCGCGTTTGCGTACTTCGTAACTTGCGTGGTTTCGCCAACTGAATCGCTCATACCAGTTTCCCCCCGAAAATGATGAGCTAACGATCTATCCGTTTGAGGCTAGGACCGCTGATTCGTCGCGCTGAACTCTCCAGTATCAACCAGCCGCAGCTTGATCAATCAGAGAGGTCGTCGGCTGACCTTCAGAGATTCGCCTCAAAATTTCGGCGAGCTTGATTTTTTCATCCTTATCCGCAAACTCTGCCATTATGTCTTTTCGTTTTTCTGTGGGCATAGCTTGAATGATTGTTACAACGTCATCAACTCTTTCATCGTCATACATGATCAGGAGCTGCTCTTTTGCCTGAACTGCGTCAAGTGACTGAAGCGTACGTTGCACATCGCGCAGACCTTGTTTTTGAATTCCTTCGCGTTTTTCCTCAAGTTCACGACGAAATGCGGCGACACGATTGTCGAAGCGATCGCGTTCGTTTTTCAGCTCTGCCAGCATCGTGCTCAACTCATCTCGGAACGATTGTTGGCTCTGCAATCGCATCTCTAGATCGAACCCTTCAAGCTTTCGGGCTTCAAGAATCTCATCAAAGTCAGGTTGTTCACGGTCTTCGCTTGCCCGCATGATTTGCTGTAAACGCTGGCCGGTGATATCAATGCCGTTGGTCAGCGCAATCACTTGCGTCATGTTGTCTGAATTTAGTCGCCCGCTTCCCACCAGATAGCCACCGACAATCATTTGGGTGATTACGGTCGCGACACATAAGGCTGCAAATGCAGTAGAGAGTTTTGAGATCATCGGATACCTCCGGGCGAATCACTTATTCCACGTCGTTGCAATCTGTCTTGTAATTGTCGTTGCCTTACATAGGCGGCTGACGTTCGATCGTCGAGCTCGATCTGCTCCTGCCGTCGTTGTTCGGCTTTGAAGTGATCGAGCTCTTTTTCACGAAACCGTTCCAACTTCTTTACTTCGGCTTCGGCAGCGGCTAAACCCTGTTGCCGTCGTTGCAGTTCCTGGCCAAGAGTTACCAAGGTCCTTTTGAGCCCTTGGATGTCTGCGGCAAGTTGCATTTCGTAGCGATTGGTCGCCAGCATACGTTCCACCACGACGCTTCCGACGCGAGCGGCGTTTTGTTGTTGTCTAGCAAGAACCAGGTCCGCGTTGATACTTTCAATTTCCAATTCGACTTTGCGGATCGCTTCGGTAGCCTGACCGACCGCGACGCCAGCCTGGTCTCGCGCGGTTCGCTTTAGATCCAACAAGAACTCGAATCGGTAGTGAAACTTCATACCCGGTTACCTTAAGTTCCTATCGCCTTGGCGGCCCCAGAAGCGGACGCATTTTGCTGGCCTAACATCTGGCTTTTGACTTGATGCTGCGCGAGCAGGTCTTCCATCGACATATTCATTAGCGAGATCAGACTCGCCATGGACTCTTCGAAGGGAGCCGTTTCGTTGGCGGCTTGGGTGAGCAGCTTCTTTAGCGGATCGCGAAACGCAATCGCCGCATCGATGCGCGGGTCCGAGCCCACTCGATAGGCACCAATCGATATCAAGTCTTCGCTTTTGGCATACTGAGCCAAGTGCCCGCGAGCAGCAGAAACGGCGGTTA from Rubripirellula amarantea encodes:
- a CDS encoding flagellar hook-length control protein FliK, translated to MSDSVGETTQVTKYANAIRKLRASSGRSTTGFDEGGFNPESAEMLGDAFAQVFAAMAATSAKPTTEADSVASDDPVVVTQEVSGDKRDSDEDDTEESAVLSNEDDSHSTEAVTLGTEAVSHDQNKSFEDEIAAKQDAQNDDDVAVADEASLIEEEEVESAMIAPVQQAAATVEQVDTPSTEKSKIGGKVIEAPVADNAQADSGIQQTKSSTSEATGPSLESTGVGEGAAGQPTDGQDQPQGESQNRRRYTRKDDNGLAEPSAGSSSNRVNAAVEGSAKGSTSSAQAPAASDALSAVEGQTQSPVVSPGVNVAAAASRTATVAGSGSQASAARAAGSGAVSRSIGGLEQATGLESSNAAPAAAGQKSTKAKDADTSKADMMNRIKLIQRVSKAFQHLGPDGGVVRLKLAPAELGTVRVEMRIDQKRVNARVVAETEAAAAALQEHLPDLRSRLEGYGMQVEKLEIETESFSGQTSNFDDQTQSDQADQRANRRDHSGSGSGRRNRNDSSSREPLIPVSQLPLATAASGGMDIHI
- the fliJ gene encoding flagellar export protein FliJ, whose amino-acid sequence is MKFHYRFEFLLDLKRTARDQAGVAVGQATEAIRKVELEIESINADLVLARQQQNAARVGSVVVERMLATNRYEMQLAADIQGLKRTLVTLGQELQRRQQGLAAAEAEVKKLERFREKELDHFKAEQRRQEQIELDDRTSAAYVRQRQLQDRLQRRGISDSPGGIR